A section of the Thermococcus sp. 21S7 genome encodes:
- a CDS encoding isopentenyl phosphate kinase has product MIIVKVGGSVFSDKNAEPENFDHETVRNIAREIAKFYPRENFIIVHGGGSFGHPEAKKYGIREGLPGDWETANFRRIGFTETHQAMLRANANFIKAFVREGLPAFSVSTSSVFITENGEVAYGDLEVVERLLELRFIPVLFGDVSIDLAKGIDILSGDQIITYLAKMLEPEKVIFLMDVDGIYDGRPGEGRLIQNLGREEIDYLLENLHCTAAGTDVTGGICNKLEEARKIAEHSEVWFVNGKVPGRLGGAIRGDGFGTRVGR; this is encoded by the coding sequence ATGATAATCGTCAAGGTCGGCGGTAGCGTCTTCAGCGATAAGAATGCTGAACCCGAGAACTTTGACCATGAAACTGTCAGAAACATAGCGAGGGAGATAGCCAAGTTCTATCCCCGTGAGAACTTCATCATAGTCCACGGGGGAGGGAGCTTCGGCCATCCCGAGGCGAAAAAGTACGGTATAAGGGAAGGCCTTCCCGGGGACTGGGAGACCGCCAACTTCAGGAGGATAGGATTCACCGAGACGCATCAGGCCATGCTTCGGGCAAACGCGAACTTCATCAAAGCGTTCGTCCGCGAGGGCCTGCCGGCCTTCTCCGTCTCGACATCCTCCGTCTTCATAACCGAGAACGGTGAGGTTGCCTACGGGGACCTTGAGGTCGTGGAAAGGTTGCTGGAGCTCAGGTTCATCCCCGTTCTCTTCGGGGACGTCTCGATAGACCTCGCGAAGGGCATAGACATACTCTCCGGCGACCAGATCATTACCTACCTCGCCAAGATGCTTGAGCCGGAGAAGGTCATCTTCCTCATGGACGTTGACGGCATCTACGACGGCAGGCCCGGCGAGGGAAGACTGATTCAGAACCTCGGCAGGGAGGAGATAGATTACCTCCTTGAGAATCTCCACTGCACGGCGGCTGGAACCGACGTCACCGGAGGAATCTGCAACAAGCTGGAGGAGGCGAGGAAGATAGCAGAGCACTCGGAGGTCTGGTTCGTCAACGGAAAGGTCCCCGGAAGGCTGGGCGGGGCGATAAGGGGAGATGGCTTCGGAACGAGGGTTGGAAGATGA
- a CDS encoding FAD-dependent oxidoreductase, with product MEGKIVIVGGGIGGLYTAFNLIENGVDAGGITIVAKEWPPYTRHRLAEIVSRGLFPDEAVLGLAENLQRAGIEVVEGEALELREKEKLVVVRTGNGKRRLRYGKLVVATGGKPFVPPIKGIEKRGVIGFHGRKDVEFLASLASGSRVAVIGAGLVGLTAAVALRERGHTITVVEAMESVLPGILKRGLSGFLEEHLESLGIRVLTGSLVKEVAGNGRVEGIKLADGRRLDVDAIVLATGVRPSSSLLRDDGRPIEIDRVGRTAVPDVYALGDCAMSWDFITGKAVYRPLGFVAGHYARLIAEEIAGKGALDRGVIPAVYERIGRAEVYSIGLTPAEAERFGFEVKVKISDGRNWREALLTDERGRVLGWQRVHLGHFHSIGSAEAYIKIKEAWG from the coding sequence ATGGAAGGGAAAATCGTGATAGTTGGCGGTGGAATAGGGGGGCTCTACACGGCCTTCAACCTCATCGAAAACGGGGTAGATGCGGGGGGAATAACCATTGTCGCCAAGGAATGGCCTCCCTACACGAGGCACCGCCTTGCGGAGATAGTCTCCAGGGGGCTTTTTCCAGACGAGGCCGTACTCGGCCTTGCGGAGAACCTTCAAAGGGCGGGCATTGAGGTTGTGGAAGGTGAAGCCCTAGAACTCAGGGAGAAGGAAAAGCTCGTTGTAGTTAGAACCGGAAACGGAAAACGCCGGCTGAGGTACGGCAAGCTGGTGGTGGCAACGGGAGGAAAGCCCTTCGTGCCGCCGATAAAAGGGATTGAGAAGAGGGGTGTTATCGGATTCCACGGACGGAAAGACGTTGAGTTTCTCGCCTCTCTGGCCTCAGGAAGTAGAGTTGCAGTAATTGGAGCCGGGCTCGTCGGGCTGACGGCGGCGGTGGCGCTGAGGGAGAGGGGACACACCATCACCGTGGTCGAGGCGATGGAGAGCGTGCTTCCAGGCATTTTAAAGAGAGGGCTCTCCGGGTTCCTCGAAGAACACCTAGAATCCCTGGGAATAAGGGTTCTCACGGGTTCCCTCGTGAAGGAAGTTGCAGGGAATGGAAGGGTGGAGGGGATAAAACTGGCGGATGGGAGGAGACTCGATGTAGATGCGATTGTTCTAGCCACGGGCGTGAGGCCCAGCTCCTCGCTTTTGCGGGACGACGGGAGGCCGATAGAGATCGACAGGGTTGGAAGAACCGCGGTTCCCGACGTGTACGCCCTTGGAGACTGCGCGATGAGCTGGGACTTCATCACCGGAAAGGCCGTTTACCGCCCCCTGGGCTTCGTGGCCGGACATTACGCGCGGTTGATAGCAGAGGAGATAGCGGGAAAGGGCGCTCTCGACAGGGGAGTAATCCCCGCGGTCTACGAGAGGATTGGAAGGGCGGAGGTCTACTCCATTGGACTGACGCCTGCGGAAGCAGAGAGGTTCGGCTTTGAGGTTAAGGTGAAAATTTCGGATGGGCGGAACTGGAGGGAAGCCCTCCTAACGGACGAGAGGGGACGCGTGCTCGGATGGCAGAGGGTTCACCTCGGTCACTTCCATTCGATAGGCTCCGCGGAGGCGTACATCAAGATAAAGGAAGCCTGGGGGTAA
- a CDS encoding 4Fe-4S dicluster domain-containing protein — MEYLLHVLTEKCTGCMDCVEACPIEDGIRVIPLPILQGRWDIAICRHCNPAPCVEVCEFGALSVSGNGAVILNQSLCTSCKACTAVCPFGAVFLRPDGTMAKCDLCSGSPRCVAACEEGALVYERVERKRALMKEKPSVVELLEFKGLR, encoded by the coding sequence ATGGAGTATCTCCTCCACGTTCTGACGGAGAAGTGCACCGGCTGCATGGACTGCGTCGAGGCGTGCCCGATCGAGGACGGGATCAGGGTTATTCCCCTTCCTATCCTTCAGGGGCGATGGGACATTGCAATCTGCCGCCACTGCAACCCGGCGCCCTGCGTCGAGGTCTGCGAGTTCGGGGCGCTCAGCGTTTCGGGGAATGGGGCTGTGATTCTGAACCAGTCCCTCTGCACCTCCTGCAAGGCCTGCACTGCGGTGTGTCCATTCGGCGCGGTCTTCCTGAGGCCCGACGGGACGATGGCGAAGTGCGACCTCTGCTCCGGAAGCCCAAGGTGCGTCGCGGCCTGCGAAGAGGGTGCCCTCGTCTACGAAAGGGTCGAGAGGAAGAGGGCTCTGATGAAGGAGAAACCTTCGGTGGTGGAGCTTCTCGAATTCAAGGGACTGCGGTGA
- a CDS encoding 4Fe-4S dicluster domain-containing protein, which translates to MFVLAVIYENCTGCHLCELACSFKHHGVFDLSLSRITILTKPEVQTSVQVYCLQCRDAACERVCPMDAISRDRNGAYIINYDRCIGCRECAYACPFGAISFEVEARPIKCDLCGGEPECVAVCPHDAIVYMEEKKAARELKKAKAAGVAYGLYGGKETSEHPRKKAEEAVEYLMKLVEKSGELDV; encoded by the coding sequence ATGTTCGTACTGGCGGTCATCTACGAGAACTGCACCGGCTGCCACCTCTGCGAATTAGCATGCTCCTTCAAGCACCATGGCGTCTTCGACCTCTCGCTGTCGAGGATAACCATCCTCACCAAGCCCGAGGTGCAGACGTCGGTTCAGGTCTACTGCCTCCAGTGCCGCGATGCGGCATGCGAGAGGGTCTGTCCGATGGACGCGATAAGCAGGGACAGAAACGGGGCCTACATCATAAACTACGACCGCTGCATAGGCTGCAGGGAGTGCGCCTACGCCTGTCCATTCGGGGCGATAAGCTTTGAGGTGGAGGCGAGGCCGATAAAGTGCGACCTCTGCGGGGGTGAACCCGAGTGCGTGGCGGTTTGTCCGCACGACGCCATAGTTTACATGGAGGAAAAGAAAGCCGCAAGGGAGCTGAAGAAGGCCAAGGCTGCTGGAGTTGCCTACGGACTTTACGGCGGGAAGGAGACGTCAGAACATCCAAGGAAAAAGGCGGAAGAGGCCGTTGAATACCTGATGAAGCTAGTGGAGAAGAGCGGGGAGCTGGACGTCTGA
- a CDS encoding aldehyde ferredoxin oxidoreductase family protein — protein sequence MSTPSGRNIGNILVIDLTREKIVKREASPETVKQYLGGRGFNSKALFDMIPGRIDPLSPENVLALASGTLAGTALPMTSRLHISTLSPLSGILGDGNAGGEFSAMLKFAGYEQIIVTGRAEKPKYVFIEDDEVEIRDAEELWGLTTGETVDWLRDEHGDEVSVAGIGPAGENLVRFATTMVDKYHSGARGSGAVWGSKNLKAIAVIGTKGIEPADPERFYKMAKEDIDYFNRNDFVRRIYSVIGTHYGLIQWYPSWKYFQVPLSAEELPIGLRPQDLAEYEVGRTQCFSCPLACKDVYYLPSTGEYGTASEFESIYALGSNNCITDTEEILRMEHMADEYGMDVMTLGDTIALARLLHERGILSDEDVKGVSLEWGDAEGQIQLIEMTAYRKGFGNKLAEGYRNFAKLYGEEALAYCYDVKGVNRGWYEVNFIKGIFTLSHATSTRGADHLRGRSWAYWENDKLMDIEVVRGMLEAGLPDYRKDPVGALIYGERACTLADSLGRCKGSINSWLQAVPLVWKYPVFKGTAMLLTAFTGMEFTEKDVIDATDRIYLTEMAFNVKQGIKKKHYDVKFPPEFAATERAKAQVRRHWELVDEYLERRGCDVETAYPKRETLEGLDIGYVADQIEGKEFPEWDGPVGEVA from the coding sequence ATGTCAACACCATCAGGGCGAAATATCGGAAACATCCTGGTCATCGACCTAACGCGGGAGAAGATTGTTAAACGGGAAGCTTCGCCCGAGACCGTAAAGCAGTACCTCGGAGGAAGGGGCTTCAACTCAAAGGCCCTCTTTGACATGATACCCGGCAGGATAGACCCCTTGAGTCCGGAGAACGTTCTCGCACTGGCCAGCGGAACTCTCGCGGGGACGGCGCTGCCGATGACGAGCAGGCTTCATATAAGCACCCTTTCGCCCCTCTCGGGCATCCTTGGGGACGGAAACGCCGGCGGCGAGTTCTCGGCGATGCTGAAGTTCGCGGGCTACGAGCAGATAATCGTGACCGGAAGGGCCGAAAAACCGAAGTACGTCTTCATCGAGGACGACGAGGTTGAGATAAGGGACGCGGAGGAGCTCTGGGGCCTGACCACCGGCGAGACCGTGGACTGGCTGAGGGACGAGCACGGGGACGAGGTGAGCGTCGCGGGGATAGGGCCGGCCGGAGAGAACCTCGTGCGCTTCGCCACGACGATGGTGGACAAGTACCACTCCGGGGCGAGGGGAAGCGGCGCCGTGTGGGGCTCGAAGAACCTCAAGGCGATAGCGGTCATCGGGACTAAGGGAATCGAGCCGGCGGACCCGGAGCGGTTCTACAAGATGGCCAAAGAAGATATCGACTACTTCAACCGCAACGACTTCGTCAGGAGGATTTACTCCGTCATCGGGACCCACTACGGGCTGATACAGTGGTATCCGAGCTGGAAGTACTTCCAGGTTCCTCTCAGCGCGGAGGAGTTGCCTATCGGGCTAAGGCCGCAGGACTTGGCCGAGTACGAGGTCGGAAGAACCCAATGCTTCTCCTGTCCTCTCGCCTGCAAGGACGTCTACTACCTGCCGAGCACGGGCGAATACGGGACGGCGAGCGAGTTCGAGTCGATATACGCCCTCGGCAGCAATAACTGCATAACCGACACCGAGGAGATCCTGCGGATGGAGCACATGGCGGACGAGTACGGGATGGACGTTATGACGCTCGGCGACACGATAGCCCTCGCAAGGCTACTCCACGAAAGGGGAATCCTGAGCGATGAGGACGTAAAGGGCGTTTCGCTTGAGTGGGGCGACGCCGAGGGACAGATCCAACTCATCGAGATGACGGCATATAGAAAGGGCTTCGGGAACAAACTTGCAGAGGGTTACCGCAACTTCGCAAAGCTCTACGGGGAGGAGGCCTTAGCCTACTGCTACGACGTGAAGGGCGTGAACAGGGGCTGGTACGAGGTCAACTTCATCAAAGGAATATTCACCCTCTCCCACGCGACCTCGACGAGGGGGGCCGACCACTTGAGGGGCCGCTCGTGGGCCTACTGGGAGAACGACAAGCTAATGGACATCGAGGTCGTGAGGGGAATGCTTGAGGCCGGCCTGCCTGACTACAGGAAGGATCCCGTCGGGGCGCTCATATACGGCGAAAGGGCCTGCACCCTGGCGGATTCCCTCGGAAGGTGCAAGGGCTCGATAAACAGCTGGCTCCAGGCGGTTCCGCTCGTCTGGAAGTATCCGGTCTTCAAAGGGACGGCAATGCTCCTGACGGCCTTCACGGGTATGGAGTTCACCGAGAAGGACGTCATAGACGCAACGGACAGGATATACCTCACGGAGATGGCCTTCAACGTCAAGCAGGGGATTAAGAAGAAGCACTACGACGTCAAGTTCCCGCCCGAGTTCGCCGCGACGGAGAGGGCAAAGGCGCAGGTGAGGCGGCACTGGGAGCTCGTTGATGAGTACCTGGAAAGGCGCGGATGCGACGTGGAGACGGCCTACCCCAAGAGGGAAACGCTGGAGGGGCTCGACATCGGCTACGTCGCCGACCAAATCGAGGGGAAGGAGTTTCCCGAGTGGGACGGCCCGGTAGGGGAGGTGGCCTGA
- the fni gene encoding type 2 isopentenyl-diphosphate Delta-isomerase, with translation MEAFDREELTIIRKFEHIEHCLKRNVQAHVSNGFEDVHFVHMSLPEIDKEEIDLSVEFLGRRFDYPIFIAGMTGGTRGSQLAGKVNKTLAKAAQELNIPMGVGSQRAMIRKPETWESYYVRDVAPDVFLVGNLGAPQFAETMPDRYGVDEALKAVETIQADALAIHLNPLQESVQPEGDTQYRGVLKALAELKAGFPYPIIAKETGAGVSMEVAIRLESIGIDAIDVGGLGGTSWSGVEYYRAKDEMGRNLALRFWDWGIKTAISVAEVRYATDLPVIATGGMRDGITMAKALAMGATFAGVALPLLRPAVKGDVDGVIRVLRRYIEEIRNAMFLVGAKNVEELRTVPLVVTGFTREWLEQRITLLAYLRGR, from the coding sequence ATGGAGGCTTTTGATAGGGAGGAACTCACGATCATCAGGAAGTTTGAGCACATCGAGCACTGCTTGAAGAGAAACGTCCAGGCCCACGTTTCCAACGGTTTTGAGGACGTTCACTTCGTCCACATGAGCCTGCCCGAGATAGACAAGGAGGAAATAGACCTCAGCGTCGAGTTCCTCGGGAGGCGCTTTGACTACCCGATTTTCATAGCCGGGATGACCGGCGGGACAAGGGGCTCCCAGCTGGCCGGAAAAGTAAACAAGACTTTAGCGAAGGCCGCCCAGGAGCTGAACATACCGATGGGAGTCGGTAGCCAGAGGGCGATGATAAGGAAGCCCGAGACCTGGGAGAGCTACTACGTGAGGGACGTCGCCCCTGACGTCTTCCTCGTCGGCAACCTCGGGGCACCGCAGTTCGCCGAGACGATGCCCGACAGATACGGGGTTGATGAGGCCCTGAAAGCGGTCGAGACCATTCAGGCCGATGCTCTGGCGATACACCTCAACCCCCTCCAGGAGAGCGTCCAGCCCGAGGGAGACACGCAGTACAGGGGCGTTTTGAAGGCCTTAGCCGAGCTTAAGGCCGGGTTCCCCTACCCGATTATAGCGAAGGAAACCGGTGCCGGCGTTTCTATGGAGGTTGCAATAAGGCTCGAAAGCATTGGAATAGACGCGATTGATGTCGGCGGCCTTGGCGGGACGAGCTGGAGCGGCGTTGAGTACTACAGGGCAAAGGACGAGATGGGCAGGAACCTTGCCCTCAGGTTCTGGGACTGGGGAATAAAGACTGCAATAAGCGTCGCCGAGGTTCGCTACGCCACCGATCTGCCGGTTATAGCCACCGGCGGAATGCGCGACGGGATAACGATGGCGAAGGCTTTAGCTATGGGTGCTACTTTCGCCGGCGTTGCGTTGCCGCTCCTCAGGCCGGCTGTTAAGGGCGACGTCGATGGGGTAATCAGAGTCCTCCGGCGCTACATCGAGGAGATAAGGAACGCGATGTTCCTCGTTGGGGCTAAAAACGTCGAGGAGCTCAGGACGGTTCCGCTCGTGGTTACGGGCTTCACGAGGGAGTGGCTTGAGCAGAGGATCACCCTGTTGGCTTACCTGCGGGGTCGGTGA